The following proteins come from a genomic window of Gynuella sunshinyii YC6258:
- a CDS encoding ABC transporter substrate-binding protein produces MKIETLALTTAVFLSLVTTAQADTLKFECGVVGNSGQFCQYVKTRFEAETPHTLEFVEFPSTSTDKLGVLQQVLASGDGDVVDVFSVDVVWPGIIGEYFLDLTESIDDLKNNFFATPWNNNLVNGRLKAIPGMVDTGVLFYRTDLLQKYGESKPQTWADMTRIAEKVQAGERAEGNRKFWGLVFQGKAYEGLSCNALEWIASYGGGTIVDNEGRITVDNARAAAALDMAASWIGHIAPQGVLGYQEEEARAVFQNGDAMFMRNWPYAFVLGQDDSSPIKGKIGLMPLPAGDSQNPHAATLGGWQWAVNRNSDHKEAAIALIRILGDVETQIQRFLVEGASPANKYAYQDPRILAKAPYMEDMLAVFETSVARPATVTGTRYNQVSNAFFNSVFSVLNGDITGTEAVKKLNDRLVRIKRKAW; encoded by the coding sequence ATGAAAATAGAAACCTTGGCGTTAACGACCGCTGTTTTCCTGAGTCTGGTAACGACTGCTCAGGCGGATACTCTGAAATTTGAATGCGGTGTTGTGGGGAACTCCGGTCAGTTTTGCCAGTATGTGAAAACCCGGTTTGAGGCCGAAACGCCCCATACCCTTGAATTTGTCGAATTTCCATCAACTTCAACCGATAAGCTGGGAGTTCTGCAACAGGTTCTGGCCAGTGGCGATGGGGATGTTGTCGATGTGTTTTCCGTGGATGTGGTCTGGCCTGGCATCATCGGTGAATATTTTCTCGATTTAACTGAATCGATCGATGATCTGAAAAATAACTTCTTTGCGACCCCTTGGAACAATAATCTTGTCAATGGCCGCCTTAAAGCCATACCCGGTATGGTCGATACCGGAGTGTTGTTCTATCGCACGGATCTGCTGCAAAAATATGGCGAAAGTAAACCGCAGACCTGGGCCGATATGACCCGTATCGCCGAGAAGGTACAGGCGGGTGAACGCGCCGAAGGTAACCGTAAATTCTGGGGACTGGTGTTTCAGGGGAAAGCCTATGAAGGGTTGAGTTGTAATGCCCTGGAATGGATAGCCTCTTATGGAGGCGGTACGATTGTTGATAATGAGGGACGGATCACCGTTGATAATGCCCGGGCCGCGGCCGCATTGGATATGGCTGCAAGCTGGATTGGTCATATTGCGCCGCAGGGGGTGCTGGGTTATCAGGAAGAGGAGGCGAGAGCTGTTTTCCAGAATGGTGATGCGATGTTTATGCGCAATTGGCCGTATGCCTTTGTTCTGGGGCAGGATGACAGCAGCCCGATCAAAGGAAAAATAGGTCTGATGCCGTTGCCAGCGGGAGATTCCCAAAATCCTCATGCGGCAACTCTGGGTGGTTGGCAGTGGGCGGTGAATCGTAATTCTGACCATAAAGAAGCAGCCATTGCGCTGATCCGTATCCTTGGTGATGTTGAGACTCAGATACAGCGATTTTTGGTGGAAGGGGCATCCCCTGCCAATAAATATGCCTATCAGGACCCCCGTATCCTGGCCAAAGCACCTTACATGGAGGATATGCTGGCGGTCTTCGAAACGTCGGTTGCCCGGCCGGCGACAGTGACCGGAACCCGATATAACCAGGTGTCCAATGCCTTCTTTAATTCCGTGTTTTCAGTCTTGAATGGAGACATTACCGGAACAGAGGCGGTGAAGAAGCTGAATGACCGGTTGGTTCGTATCAAACGTAAGGCTTGGTAG
- a CDS encoding carbohydrate ABC transporter permease produces MTSQISRGRSFLSALYRPQAQSLAERRARMAWLMVAPALLLLFTVAAWPLFKTIVYSFTDATLTTTGALHFVGLANYLDLSGDTAFGVLADSLWWQAVTNTLWFTLVTVTLELIFGLAIALLLNQKFVGRGILRTAILVPWAIPTIVSAKMWGWMFHDQYGLINDLLSRIGIISEPLAWVAVPELSMWAVIIAEVWKTTPFMVLMLLAAMQVVSEDLYEVARLEGASAWQRFRYVTMPLIWPAMVVALIFRSLDALRVFDLIYVLTSNSESTMSISGYARQVLVDYQDMGGGSAASVLVFMLVAGVAICYLLFGKVRLNDSGEVNG; encoded by the coding sequence ATGACCAGTCAAATATCCCGGGGGCGGTCGTTTTTGTCCGCCTTATACCGACCGCAGGCCCAATCTCTGGCTGAGCGACGTGCCCGTATGGCCTGGCTGATGGTGGCACCGGCGCTGTTGTTGCTGTTTACCGTTGCGGCCTGGCCACTGTTCAAAACCATTGTTTACAGTTTTACCGATGCCACTTTAACAACCACCGGAGCATTGCATTTTGTCGGTCTGGCAAACTATCTCGATCTCTCCGGTGATACGGCTTTCGGTGTGCTGGCGGATTCTCTCTGGTGGCAGGCGGTCACCAATACGTTGTGGTTCACGCTGGTAACGGTCACGTTAGAACTGATATTTGGTCTGGCGATTGCGTTGTTGCTGAACCAGAAATTTGTAGGCCGGGGAATACTCAGAACCGCCATCCTGGTGCCATGGGCAATCCCGACTATTGTCTCTGCCAAAATGTGGGGGTGGATGTTTCATGATCAGTACGGTCTTATCAATGATCTGCTCAGCAGGATAGGGATCATTTCAGAGCCGCTGGCGTGGGTTGCCGTACCCGAGTTATCCATGTGGGCGGTCATTATTGCAGAGGTCTGGAAAACCACGCCCTTTATGGTACTGATGCTGTTGGCGGCCATGCAGGTGGTCTCTGAGGACTTGTATGAAGTTGCCCGGTTGGAAGGGGCGTCAGCATGGCAGCGTTTTCGCTATGTCACTATGCCATTGATCTGGCCTGCCATGGTTGTCGCGTTGATTTTCCGCAGCCTCGATGCCTTGAGGGTATTTGATCTGATTTATGTGCTGACCTCCAACAGTGAGTCTACGATGTCTATCTCCGGTTATGCACGTCAAGTACTGGTGGACTATCAGGATATGGGAGGCGGTTCTGCCGCTTCGGTATTGGTATTTATGCTGGTGGCCGGGGTGGCGATTTGTTACTTGCTGTTTGGTAAGGTCAGATTGAATGACAGTGGCGAGGTGAACGGATGA
- a CDS encoding carbohydrate ABC transporter permease, with the protein MKRYMRSGKALAKVGLYGASGIVFIVSVFPFYYAFTTSMSTGVDLFIPHYWPESLNFTNYANLLSENGIGRSLVNSFIVAATTVLCCLLVSVTASFALARIHFKGKGMLLLTILCFSMFPQVSVLSGMFEFIRFLGLYDHLGALVLSYLTFSLPFTIWVLTTFMRTLPADLEEAAIMDGASIRITITHIYVPLLAPAMVTTGLLAFIAAWNEFLFALTFVISSDNRTVPVAISMLTGASKYELPWGNIMAFSVIATVPLILLVLIFQRRIVSGLTNGAVKG; encoded by the coding sequence ATGAAACGATATATGCGTTCAGGAAAAGCCCTGGCCAAAGTGGGTTTATATGGTGCCAGCGGAATTGTATTTATCGTGAGTGTGTTTCCCTTTTATTATGCTTTTACCACTTCGATGAGCACCGGTGTGGATCTGTTCATTCCGCATTACTGGCCGGAATCACTGAACTTTACCAATTATGCAAATCTGCTGTCGGAAAATGGTATCGGTCGTAGCTTGGTGAATTCCTTCATAGTGGCGGCAACCACTGTATTGTGTTGTCTCCTGGTATCGGTCACTGCATCCTTTGCTCTGGCCCGGATTCATTTTAAAGGCAAAGGAATGCTGTTGTTGACCATCCTCTGTTTTTCCATGTTTCCACAGGTTTCGGTTTTGTCTGGTATGTTCGAGTTTATCCGCTTCCTGGGATTGTATGATCATCTTGGTGCATTGGTGTTGTCGTATCTGACTTTTTCTCTGCCATTTACGATATGGGTATTGACGACGTTTATGCGCACGTTGCCTGCTGATCTGGAAGAGGCAGCGATTATGGATGGTGCCTCGATCCGTATCACGATAACTCATATTTATGTCCCTTTATTGGCACCGGCAATGGTGACCACTGGTCTGTTGGCATTTATCGCTGCATGGAATGAGTTTTTATTTGCCCTGACATTTGTGATTTCTTCAGACAATCGTACTGTTCCGGTTGCCATTAGCATGCTGACCGGAGCATCAAAATATGAGTTGCCCTGGGGAAATATCATGGCATTTTCGGTGATTGCCACGGTGCCCCTGATATTGCTGGTGTTGATTTTTCAGCGTCGCATTGTCAGTGGACTAACCAATGGTGCGGTCAAAGGTTGA